A stretch of the Euleptes europaea isolate rEulEur1 chromosome 14, rEulEur1.hap1, whole genome shotgun sequence genome encodes the following:
- the CEL gene encoding bile salt-activated lipase: MARWDLVYLSLAFCLGAVRAAKLGIVNTEGGFIEGVNKKLGLFGDYVDIFKGIPFAAPTKTLEDPQPHPGWPGTLQAKEYKNRCMQSTLTQTDTRGSEDCLYLNIWVPQGKKQVSTNLPVMIWIYGGAFLWGGGQGANFLKNYLYDGEEIATRGKVIVVTLNYRLGPLGFLSTGDDSLPGNYGLKDQHMGIAWVKRNIKAFGGDPENITIFGESAGAVSVSLQTLSPYNKGLIKRAISQSGVGLCTWAIQKNPLYWATKVAQVVGCPTHNTTALANCLRITDPKALTLAYHLDVRNLQYPLVHYLAFSPVVDGDFLPDDPDQLFANTADIDYIAGVNNMDGHFFAGLDMPALNRPLVKITAEEVYRVVQGLTVEKGMAAANQAFTLYTQVWSDSVTQEVMKRTVVDLETDYIFLVPTQRALDLHAQNAKSGKTYSYVFSQPSRMPVYPSWVGADHADDLQYIFGKPFATPLGYRSQHRTVSKAMIAYWTNFARTGDPNKGESAVPIGWVPYDPQQGYYLDINKDINYDSVKQGLRTPYVQFWNVAYRNLPNAENTTELE; the protein is encoded by the exons CTGGGCATCGTGAACACAGAGGGAGGCTTCATTGAAGGAGTTAATAAGAAGCTGGGCCTCTTTGGGGATTATGTGGATATCTTCAAGGGAATCCCTTTTGCTGCGCCTACGAAGACACTCGAAGACCCCCAGCCTCACCCTGGCTGGCCAG GCACCCTGCAAGCCAAGGAGTACAAGAATCGCTGCATGCAGTCCACACTTACCCAGACAGACACACGTGGCAGCGAAGATTGCCTGTACCTGAATATTTGGGTCCCTCAAGGGAAAAAGCAAG TCTCCACCAACTTGCCCGTGATGATCTGGATCTATGGGGGCGCCTTTCTctggggaggcgggcagggcgccaACTTCCTGAAGAACTACCTCTACGACGGGGAGGAGATTGCCACCCGGGGGAAGGTCATcgtggtgactttgaactaccgCCTGGGACCCCTTGGTTTCCTCAGCACTGGAGACGATAGCCTGCCAG gaAACTACGGGCTCAAAGACCAGCACATGGGCATCGCCTGGGTGAAGAGAAACATCAAGGCTTTTGGAGGAGACCCCGAGAACATCACCATCTTCGGGGAGTCAGCGGGGGCAGTCAGCGTCTCATTGCAG ACGCTGTCGCCCTACAACAAAGGCTTGATCAAACGGGCCATCAGCCAGAGTGGAGTCGGCCTGTGCACCTGGGCCATTCAGAAGAACCCCCTTTACTGGGCTACCAAG GTAGCGCAGGTTGTGGGCTGCCCGACACACAACACCACGGCCCTGGCAAACTGCCTGCGGATCACGGACCCCAAAGCTCTGACGTTGGCCTACCACTTGGACGTGCGCAACCTGCAGT ACCCCCTCGTCCATTACCTGGCCTTTTCCCCGGTGGTCGATGGAGATTTCCTCCCAGATGACCCTGACCAGCTCTTTGCCAACACCGCTGACATCGACTACATCGCTGGAGTGAACAACATGGACGGGCATTTCTTTGCTGGGCTCGACATGCCGGCCCTCAACCGCCCCCTGGTGAAGATCACAGC GGAAGAAGTGTATCGTGTGGTCCAGGGGCTGACGGTGGAGAAGGGCATGGCCGCGGCCAACCAAGCCTTCACACTCTACACCCAGGTGTGGAGTGACAGCGTGACCCAGGAAGTCATGAAAAGGACCGTGGTGGACCTGGAAACCGATTACATATTCCTGGTGCCCACCCAGCGAGCCCTCGACCTCCATGCTCAAAATGCGAA GAGTGGCAAGACCTACAGCTACGTCTTCTCCCAGCCATCTCGAATGCCAGTGTACCCCAGTTGGGTAGGGGCGGACCACGCCGACGATCTTCAGTACATCTTTGGAAAGCCCTTTGCCACACCCCTGGGCTACCGGTCTCAGCACAGGACCGTTTCCAAGGCCATGATTGCTTACTGGACCAACTTTGCCAGAACAGG TGACCCGAACAAGGGAGAATCTGCGGTGCCGATCGGCTGGGTCCCCTACGATCCTCAGCAGGGCTACTACCTGGACATCAACAAGGACATCAATTACGACTCCGTGAAGCAGGGCCTGAGAACACCTTACGTGCAATTCTGGAATGTCGCCTACCGCAACCTTCCCAATGCTGAGAACACCACAGAGCTAGAGTAG